One genomic window of Ziziphus jujuba cultivar Dongzao chromosome 4, ASM3175591v1 includes the following:
- the LOC107408152 gene encoding uncharacterized protein LOC107408152, whose product MGHSSRKKRKQTEETTDDSSLSDRSSDESERSSKSRRRHRRRSDRSSKREKERKERDGKRTRHRKDKERKRRKLTREDKKKKKKKKRAYDSYSSDESDSKSSSGVSDSEAERNQVQPQAVVQELLDKFPNVGNDLKQLLQMIDSGQAVDIKGISEGSLIKHLKKLFLSLSLKENGDRVFLLPSNVRPTMEVVGPLLESSVEHKDEPLDPSVPLSDTHPDSNSESKQVIDNDNVAHPKDDSPGPKKRMIGPAVPSAELLAAAAKLTEAQAELREAELGEDTGIFIGPPPPAMVAEVASANEAERFEEVTRIMDVEGDSPYDVLGVNHKMSADNIKKRYWKMSLLVHPDKCSHPQAHQAFIKINKAFKELQDPNKRKEMDEKIKLEEEREKFKVELQAMREAAKWRRSQGISMEGDDELLAEVEVKEAPQRDEWMTTLPPERKPGGMPVHSTSFSRNTKEGRGDTSVWTDTPIDRAQKAKINYLEAYNEAAALASNEVQKSADSELVDKYNKEKRSKSLVQKHQEKAASRSKKKGSQQKEKEEWAGKHPWKPWDREKDLTAGRQSVELDSENMAQGLTSRFSSGSFQRNFL is encoded by the exons ATGGGCCACTCGAGcaggaagaagaggaagcagACAGAGGAAACCACTGATGACTCATCTTTGTCTGATCGGAGCTCCGACGAATCAGAACGGTCTTCGAAGAGTCGGCGCCGTCACCGGCGCAGAAGTGATCGGAGTtctaaaagagagaaagagaggaaggAAAGGGACGGGAAACGAACCAGGCATAGAAAGGAtaaggagagaaagagaaggaaattGACGAGGGaggataagaagaagaagaagaagaagaaaagggctTATGATTCTTATAGTTCTGATGAGTCTGATTCTAAGTCTTCAAGTGGTGTTAGTGATTCAGAAGCTGAGAGGAATCAGGTTCAACCCCAAGCTGTGGTGCAAGAATTGTTGGATAAATTTCCTAATGTTGGAAACGACTTGAAACAG CTCCTGCAAATGATCGATAGTGGGCAAGCTGTTGATATAAAAGGCATATCTGAAGGATCTCTGATTAAGCATTTAAAGAAGCTGTTCCTTTCATTAAGTCTTAAGGAAAATGGTGACAGAGTGTTTTTGCTTCCTTCAAATGTCCGTCCCACTATGGAGGTTGTTGGCCCGCTGCTTGAAAGTTCTGTGGAACATAAAGATGAACCACTCGATCCTTCTGTGCCACTAAGTGATACACATCCAGATTCGAATTCTGAAAGCAAACAAGTGATAGATAATGACAATGTAGCTCACCCAAAGGATGATTCTCCAGGTCCTAAAAAAAG GATGATTGGTCCTGCAGTGCCGTCAGCTGAGTTACTTGCTGCTGCAGCTAAATTAACTGAAGCACAAGCTGAGCTCAG GGAAGCTGAGTTGGGGGAAGACACTGGAATATTTATTGGACCTCCACCACCTGCTATGGTTGCTGAAGTTGCATCAGCAAATGAAGCAGAGCGATTTGAAGAG GTCACAAGGATCATGGATGTTGAGGGTGATAGTCCATATGATGTTCTAGGAGTGAACCATAAAATGTCTGCAGATAACATAAAGAAAAG GTATTGGAAAATGTCGCTGTTGGTGCACCCTGATAAATGCTCACATCCTCAAGCCCACCAagcatttattaaaataaataaagcttttAAAGAACTACAAGATCCAAATAAG CGAAAAGAAATGGATGAGAAAATAAAACTTGAGGAGGAACGTGAGAAATTCAAG GTTGAGCTGCAAGCAATGCGTGAGGCTGCAAAATGGAGAAGGTCACAAG GAATATCCATGGAGGGTGATGATGAGCTCCTGGCAGAAGTGGAAGTGAAAGAGGCACCACAAAGGGATGAGTGGATGACAACGCTGCCCCCCGAGAGGAAG CCTGGTGGTATGCCAGTGCATTCCACAAGCTTTAGCAGGAATACAAAGGAAGGACGCGGTGACACTAGTGTTTGGACAGATACCCCTATTGATAGAGCACAAAAGGCAAAGATCAA TTATTTAGAAGCATATAATGAAGCAGCAGCACTGGCTTCAAATGAAGTGCAGAAGAGTGCAGATTCAGAGTTGGTGGACAAATATAACAAAGAGAAACGATCGAAATCGTTGGTACAAAAGCACCAAGAAAAAGCCGCGAGCAGGTCAAAGAAAAAGGGGTCACAgcagaaagaaaaggaagagtGGGCAGGGAAACATCCATGGAAACCTTGGGATCGTGAGAAGGACCTGACTGCTGGGAGGCAGAGTGTAGAACTTGATTCAGAAAACATGGCTCAGGGTTTAACTTCCAGATTTTCATCTGGATCGTTTCAGAGGAACTTCCTTTAG